The following is a genomic window from Helicobacter sp. NHP19-003.
TAAGGATGGAAGTCTGCCAAAAATCAGCTCGCTGGACTTTGTCAAACAAATTAAAAAGCAACACCCAAATTTGTTTTTCAATCTGCCTGAGTTTTTAGAGAGCAAGCGCCAGGAGCTAGACCTTGACATTTCGGCTCTGCCCTTTTAGCCGTGCAAGAGTTAGACTTTAATAAATACGCTTCTTACTCTAAGCCCGGTCCGCGCTACACGAGCTACCCCACCGCCGTGGAATTCAACCCGAGCTTTCAAGAAGCCGACCTGCTAGAGGCGTTTAAGCGGGCGGATCAAAATATCCCCCTTTCCTTGTACTTCCATTTGCCCTTTTGCAAGAGTGCGTGCTATTTTTGCGCCTGCAGTGTAATTTACACAAATAGCCAAAGCAAGAAGGAACGCTACATTGGGTATTTGGCTAAAGAGTTGGAGCTGTTAAAATCCCATTTAGACACGCAAAGAAGTGTTGTACAATTGCACTTTGGTGGGGGTACGCCCACTTTTTACAACGCCGCACAATTAGAACGCATCATCCAAAAAATCAAAGAAACTTTCCACAATTTTTCTAAAGAAGCGGAACTGAGCTGTGAGATCGACCCAAGGCACTTTAGCCTAGAGCAAATGCAAGTGCTCAAAAAACACGGCTTTAACCGCCTAAGCTTTGGGGTGCAAGACTTTGACCCACAAGTGCAAGTGGCGATCAACCGTTTACAAAGCGTGGATTTAGTGCACGAAAAGGTGCAAATCGCCCGGGATTTTGGGATCAACTCCATTAATTTTGACTTGATCTATGGCTTGCCCTTGCAAACCATTAAAAGTTTTGAAAAGACCTTGCTAGAAGTTTTGAAACTCAACCCCGATCGCTTGGCGGTCTTTAATTATGCCCATGTCCCCTGGGTCAAACACACCATGAAAATTGACCCCAAAACCCTGCCAAGCCCCCAAGAAAAACTTGCGCTTTTGCAATTTTTGATCGGCTTTTTAAAAGGGCATGGTTATGAAATGATCGGGATGGACCACTTTGCCAAAAAGGACAACGAGCTGTATTTGGCCTTACAAAACAAGCAACTTAGGCGCAACTTTCAAGGCTACACCACGAAAAAATTCTCCCAAACCATTGGTGTGGGCGTTACCAGCATCGGCGAGGGGCAAGACTACTACACGCAAAACTTTAAGGACCTGAAACGCTACGAGCAGGCCCTAGATAGTGGGCATTTGCCCGTAGAGCGGGGGATTAGGCTGAGCACAGAAGACCGCCTAAGAAAAGAAGTCATCATGCACCTGATGAACAATTTGGAGCTGGATTTTAGCAGCATTGAAAAAGCTTTTGACATTGACTTTAAAACGCATTTTAAAGATGCGTTAAACGCCCTAAAACCCTACGAGCAAGAGGGTTTGGTGGTGATCAATGAGGGGGGACTCACAACCAGCCCCACGGGGGCGATGCTCGTGCGTAATTTGGCGATGGTGTTTGACGCGTATTTGGGAGCGCAAAGTGGCGCGCAGCGGTTTAGCCAAACACTCTAGTCCTTTTGACATAAACGCTTCTTTGCAAGAGGTTACGCAAAAATGCGTGAAGTGCGCTAAGTGCGTACCTAGTTGCACCATTTATCGGATACACAAAGACGAAAGCACTTCGCCTAGAGGTTTTTTAGAACTCATAGCGCAGGTCAAACAAGAGAGCCTAGAGCTAGACACAAGCCTTAAAAAAATCTTTGAGAGCTGTTTTTTATGCACCACTTGTGTGCAAGTTTGCCCTTTCCACTTACCCATTGATGCCATGATTGAAAAAATCCGCTTGACAAGCGCACGCAAGTATGGGATCACTTGGCA
Proteins encoded in this region:
- the hemN gene encoding oxygen-independent coproporphyrinogen III oxidase, which translates into the protein MQELDFNKYASYSKPGPRYTSYPTAVEFNPSFQEADLLEAFKRADQNIPLSLYFHLPFCKSACYFCACSVIYTNSQSKKERYIGYLAKELELLKSHLDTQRSVVQLHFGGGTPTFYNAAQLERIIQKIKETFHNFSKEAELSCEIDPRHFSLEQMQVLKKHGFNRLSFGVQDFDPQVQVAINRLQSVDLVHEKVQIARDFGINSINFDLIYGLPLQTIKSFEKTLLEVLKLNPDRLAVFNYAHVPWVKHTMKIDPKTLPSPQEKLALLQFLIGFLKGHGYEMIGMDHFAKKDNELYLALQNKQLRRNFQGYTTKKFSQTIGVGVTSIGEGQDYYTQNFKDLKRYEQALDSGHLPVERGIRLSTEDRLRKEVIMHLMNNLELDFSSIEKAFDIDFKTHFKDALNALKPYEQEGLVVINEGGLTTSPTGAMLVRNLAMVFDAYLGAQSGAQRFSQTL